The Stigmatella ashevillena genomic sequence GGACCCTTCGGCGGGGCCTGGAGGCCCGAGGCTGGCCAGGTGGGCAGCGGCGCCAACCCCATGCCGAGCGCGAGCTTGCCCACCGGCGAGAGCTGCGGCGGGGTCTGCACCCGCTCATCCGGGGCGAAGAGCTCATCGTTGGTGCGCATGTAGCCGATGACCGCCGCGAGATCCTCATCGGACATGCCGAACAGCGGCATGGTGACCAGGCGGTGCCCATCGCGCCGGACGCCAAAGCGGACCGCGCGGGCCAGGAGCCCATCCGACACGGACTTGATGCCCGCCGTCGGGTGCGAGGTGAGGTTCGCGGTGATGACGGCGCCGAACACCTTGGGCAGGTCCGGCATGACGCCACCCGCCGCGTGGCCGCTGCCATCCTGCACGTGGCAGTCGTAGCAGACGCTCTCGAAGATGTGCTTGCCGCGCGCGATGCTTTGCGCATCCGTGGCCGCGGTAATGGGCGGCAGGGGCGCCTCGACCGTCGCCGAGAGCTTGGAACTGGCCACCAGGAACAGGACGACGACCAACAACACCAGCGCGACCACCAAACCGCCTACCCCGATCAGGATCTTTTTCACCATTGCCCCTGCCCTAACGAAGATGCGCCAAACCCGGTGAGCCCTGGACGACCACGAGCCCCGAGCCTTTCCGTCCATCGGAAAGTCGGGTTCCGGACATTAACACAACTTCTCCATCCTGAGGAATTGAGAGCCACACCTGTTGGATAGGGTCCCTCATGGCTGGCCTCGCGGCTTCAAGTGGACCTCCTGCCCGGGAACGGCCATCACCCACTGGGCGAGATCCTCCTTGCCCGGGCAGATCACGAACACCTGGAGCTCCTTGCTCGCCTCGATGGACACCTTGATGGGCGCCTCCGCGGCCAGCGTCTGATCGCCGACCTTCACCTTGCAGCCCGGAACCGGCTCCGAGAGCAGCGTGCCGGGCGTGTTCCCCGAGATCATCGGCACCTCGGGAATGGAGTGCACATCCAGGAGGTCCTCGATGGTCATCCGCCCGAAGCGCTGGACCCGGTTGCGGTGGACGGTGGAGACGAGCACCTCTTCGGGATGGGCAAACCGCAGGTTCCCCTCGACCCGGAGCCCCTCGATGTAAAGGTGCTCGCCCCGCCGCAGGTTGACGATCCGGATGCCTTCCTCGGTGGGGAAGAAGAGCACGGCCGCCACGCCCACGATGGCCAGCAGCAGCGCCCCCACGCCCAAGCCGATCCACAGGCGAGGAGCGCGCCGGGCAGCGGGGCTGGCGGAGGGAGACACCTGGGCCAGGGGGGCGGCGGACACAGGCGGCGGGGGCGGCGGCGCGGGCACCGGGGCAGGCGCGACCGCCGGAATGGCCATCCGCGAGGGAGAGTGAACGGGGACCTGTGACGTGGGACGCGGCGCGCTCGGCTGGACCGAGGGCATCTGCGTGCTGGCCCGGGCCGGCGGCGGCGGCGCCACCGACGGCATGATGGTGGAGGGCCGAGCCGGGGGCGGCGGCGCGGCCGTGGCGGGCGGCATGGCCCGGATGCCGGAGCGGGTCGAGCTGCTCACCGCGGGATGGGCGCCCGAGGGCGGCGCCGCCGGGCGCATCGCGACCTGGCTGGGACGGCTCGGGGCCGCCGGCCCTTGCCCCGACGGCCGGGCCTCCGCGCGGGAGGGTCCCGCCATGTTCCCTTCGGCAGGGGGCGCGGCCTGGGGAGCCGCGGCCGCCGGGATAGACCGGGGTCCACTGCCGCTCGCACTGGGACGGGAGCCCGTCGCCCCGGCCCCGGGCCGCGAGCCCGTCAGGTTGGCGCGGGAACCGGAGCCCGTGCCCGAGCTCGCGACCGCCCCGGCGAGCCGCGCCGAGGACGCATCCGTCGCACCCGAGGGGATGCGCGGGTGAGAGCCAGAGCCTGGAGAGGCCACGGCCGGCGCGTACTCCGCCAGCCGGTCTCCCAGCGTGTCCTTGAAGAACTGGGCCACCGCGGCCGGCGAGGAGTTGAGGCGGTGGTGCGCCATCACCGCTTCGATCTCCTCCCGGAGCGCCGCCGCCGAGGGCGTGCGCCGCGCGGGATCCTTCACCAAGGCGCGCAGGATGAGGTCCGACACGTCCTGGGGAATGCTCGGCTTGAGCTGGGACGGCACGGGGGCCGGCTCACGCACGACGGCGTTGAGCGAGGCCGCGTCGTGATCCCTGCGGAACGGCAGCGTGCCGGTGAGCAACTCGAAGAGCACCACGCCCAAGGCGAACACGTCGTTGCGCGCGTCCAGCGGACGGCCCGCGGCGGCTTCCGGGGAGATGTAGGAGATCTTCCCCTTGAGAACGCCCGCCTGCGTGTGGTCCTCGCCCTGCACCTTGGCGATGCCGAAGTCGCTCAGCTTGATGGCGCCATCGAGCGAGATGAGCACGTTGTGGGGGCTGACGTCGCGGTGCACCACCGGGTGCGCGTTGCCCGCGGGGTCCACGTAGCTGTGGGCGTAGTGCAGGCCGGCGGCCGTCTCGGCGACGATGCGCAGCGCGTGCTCCATGGGCAGGGCCAGCCCCTTGCGGCGCAAGTCGTTCATCAGCCGCTTGAGGTCCGGGCCTCGCACGTACTCCATGAGGATGTACGCCACGCCGTCGGTGACGCCCACGTCGAAGGTCTGCACGACGTTGGGGTGCGTGAGCCGCGCGTTCGCCCGGGCCTCGGCGAAGAGCATGTCCACGAACTCGGGGTTCTCGGCGAACTGCGCGAGAATCTTCTTCATCACCACGAACTTCTCGAAGCCCTTCACCCCCACCTGCTTGGCGAGGAACACCTCCGCCATGCCGCCCTGCCCCAGCCGGCGGATGATCTGCAGCTTGCTGCCGCCGTGGGAGCTGCTGATGTCCGTGTGGTTGCCGCCGCCCGCCTGCTGGGCCTCGGCGTTGACGGCCCCGAAGAGGAACTGGGTGAGGGCCTTGGCCTCCAGCGCCTCGATGTCCTCCAGGGGGCGGTCCGTCAGCGGAATCCGGGCCAGGAACTGCGCCAGGTTGGGGATGGAGGCCAGCCGCGAGGCCCCGCCACAAATCACGCAGGGGCGCTCCTGGCCCTCGTTGACGCGCAGCTGCTGGACGAAGTCCGCGGCGTGGGCGCGCTGGTGGTGCAGCTGGCCGCAGTTCTGACACTCGTACGGC encodes the following:
- a CDS encoding serine/threonine-protein kinase codes for the protein MRVGTVENQGSNAIISRSRVGNISHVRVSGVIDETFPLSSVTPDLTGIVIVDLGCVDRISSFGVRKWIEFVSKLPNGAISLYVVYAPPVVVDQLNMVEGFAGVSRVLSVLAPYTCRTCSEDRLRAINLIDDAQLISENRAPEHTCPVCTQPLEFADLPSEFFDYARRQHLGTVDPVVLRYLRLASAAEPLDLPSHLKTVQDDITYITLASVLRGDLNVRRLASGLEGRVAFDFSHVAKVELEGVVKLEQVLETASKGAQVVLCRVPPSVLAPLVKSGKPLPARIHSLWLPYECQNCGQLHHQRAHAADFVQQLRVNEGQERPCVICGGASRLASIPNLAQFLARIPLTDRPLEDIEALEAKALTQFLFGAVNAEAQQAGGGNHTDISSSHGGSKLQIIRRLGQGGMAEVFLAKQVGVKGFEKFVVMKKILAQFAENPEFVDMLFAEARANARLTHPNVVQTFDVGVTDGVAYILMEYVRGPDLKRLMNDLRRKGLALPMEHALRIVAETAAGLHYAHSYVDPAGNAHPVVHRDVSPHNVLISLDGAIKLSDFGIAKVQGEDHTQAGVLKGKISYISPEAAAGRPLDARNDVFALGVVLFELLTGTLPFRRDHDAASLNAVVREPAPVPSQLKPSIPQDVSDLILRALVKDPARRTPSAAALREEIEAVMAHHRLNSSPAAVAQFFKDTLGDRLAEYAPAVASPGSGSHPRIPSGATDASSARLAGAVASSGTGSGSRANLTGSRPGAGATGSRPSASGSGPRSIPAAAAPQAAPPAEGNMAGPSRAEARPSGQGPAAPSRPSQVAMRPAAPPSGAHPAVSSSTRSGIRAMPPATAAPPPPARPSTIMPSVAPPPPARASTQMPSVQPSAPRPTSQVPVHSPSRMAIPAVAPAPVPAPPPPPPVSAAPLAQVSPSASPAARRAPRLWIGLGVGALLLAIVGVAAVLFFPTEEGIRIVNLRRGEHLYIEGLRVEGNLRFAHPEEVLVSTVHRNRVQRFGRMTIEDLLDVHSIPEVPMISGNTPGTLLSEPVPGCKVKVGDQTLAAEAPIKVSIEASKELQVFVICPGKEDLAQWVMAVPGQEVHLKPRGQP